The DNA window CGGCTACATTGAACTCCACCAACAAACGCACATGTTCACCAGGATTAACAGCTATCGTGTCCTTGTAGCCTAATTCATTCGGATAAGGCTCTTTGCCATTACGAGACAAGACCAAAAATTCCATGCCATGCATATGAAAAGGATGAATCATGCCCATCCCCGGCATATCATCGTTTGTGTTCGAAACATCCCAAATTTCGTTTTTACCAATCTCTTGTCTGTCGTCAATACGAGTCATATCATAAAGTTTGCCATTGATTTTAACCGCATCATCCATTCCCGACATGATGACTTGATGGTCAACACCTCCTGTAAAACCACGATCAATTTCTTTCAGCTTACTTGGTAGTTCAACACGATTATCCTCTGTAAACTCACCCACAGTCAGAGTCAAAATGACTGTATCATCAGCCTTCAAAAGCAGTTGATCACCTTTTTTATAAGCAGATAGATCAAGCAATAATTCAGCTCTTTCAGCAGTCGTTAACATGATCTTTGTCAAAGGGACAGCGTGTGGCAAAAAACCGCCATCGGATGCAATTTGGGTCATGACGATATTTTTATCAGTATTTAAACGTAATTCACGACGATTAGCACCATTTAAAACGCGCAATCTCAGCCAAGGACGCGTCACGGTAAATTCAGCATTAGCAGTGCCATTCACTAAGGCCGTATCCCCTAAGGTACCATCCATATCATAATCAGCCTGATAGTCCCACTGGTTATCATGGAAAGTTCGATCTTGAAAAATCACAGGGATATCGTCAATACCCCAATCATGAGGTAGTTGCGGTAGATTATCCAATGGATTAACAACCGTAACTGGTGCTGCCAGACCCCTCCAGACTTGTTCGGCTGTATGCGGACATGGATGTGGATGGAGCCAAGCGGTCATTGTCGGCTGGTGAACATCGAACTCAATTTCTTTGGATTCGCCCGGCTGTACGGGTGCGTGCGGACCACCATCTTCAATTGGACCAGGGATATTTAGACCATGCCAATGCCAGGTTGTCACTTCTGGCAACTCATTAACTAAAGTTAAATGATAATGTTTGCCAGATTCATATTGAATCAAAGGGCCTAATAGCGAGCCGTTATAACCCCAAGTACGAGTCGCTTTGCCATCCAAAATTCTAGTCTCGCCGACTTGGGCGTGAATCGTGTAATAAATCGTGCCGCCTTCGACCTTGTCAGCCTTAAGAATGGCTGGAATTTTGAGCGCGCGTCTTTTCGTATCAGGACGAATCAGTGCTTTGAAAGCAGCATCGTGATAATCAAAAGCACTTTCGTCGAATAAATAATCGTTGATAATCTTTGTCATTTAGACCTCCATATAATCAAAGCAATTACTTGTTTTATCAACATCATAATTTTTAAAAATCCAAAAATGTTGATTTCTAATTAATCATAGCTTATCTATTTTAAGAAGTTTACCCTTATCAAAATATTGCGATAAGGGTAAACTTAATATAATTATTGGAGGAAAAAACACATGCGTCTGTTACAGGCTCAAATAATTGCTGATCTGCATGTTCAGCCAGTTATTAATGCACAAGATGAAATTAATCGGTCCGTGGCTTTTTTAAAAAACTATCTGCTGGCAAACCCGGAATATAAAAGTTATGCCTTGGCTATTTCCGGCGGCCAGGACTCGACACTTGCTGGTAAACTCGCGCAAATCGCAATTGACCAGCTGCGCAAAGAAACTGGTGATAGCAGCTATCGGTTGGTCGCGATCCGTCAACCTTATGGCATCCAAGCTGATGAAGATGATGCACAGTTAGCCTTGAAATTTATTGATCCAGATCAGACAATCACAACCGACATTAAAGCAGCAACCGATGCTTTAACAAAAACATTGCGAGAAAGCGGCTTAGTCGTTGATGATATGAGCCGCGGCTCAATCAAACCAAAAATGCGTATGATCGCACAATACGCGGTTGCACGCGAACATCAAGGAGTTGTCGTTGGTACTGACCATGCCGCTGAAGCCTTTGCCGGGTTTTTTACTAAATATGGCGATGGCGGCACAGATATCGATCCGCTCTGGCGATTAAATAAGCGTCAAGGTAAACAAATGCTGGAAGTTTTAAAAGCACCTAAAGCGCTCTATGAAAAAATTCCTTCAGCTGACCTTGAAGATGATCGACCGCAATTGCCAGATGAAGTTGCACTAGGCGTTAAATACACAGATATTGATGATTACTTAGAGGGCCGTGACGTATCCGATGCGGCAGCCAAACAGATCGAAAAACTCTACCTGTCTACCAAACAAAAACGCCACTTACCGGTTACAATTTACGATACTTGGTGGTACTAAAAACCTTTAGTCTCAGCGATTAAAGGTTTTTTGTTTGCCCATATTATTTTTTGTTCGGCTTGAAAAAAGATAATAGTGCTTCAGCAAACATACCGATCGCCATCATCTGCATGGCCAGCATGTTGCGCATGGAAAATACCGCCCAGACAAGTACTGCATAGAAAATAACAAAAAAAGCTGATAACCATTTTGAAAATATCATAATTAACCTACCTTTGGATTTTTAAGAGGAACTTGGGAAAAACTTGTTTAATTAACCTCTTCTAGCTTAATACATAAAATAAAACCCGGAAATTTTCCGGGTTTTAAGAATTTAAATTATACTTCTGAATCTGGTTCGTCTGGATCATTCAATTGATGATCAGCTAATTTTTTAATTTTATCAGCGATCTCATCATTGCTCTGTCCGTTAACCGCAATCGTTTCGTCAGCACCTTGAGCGCCATCTTCGTTATCAACTAACCCGTCATCATCAGGCTTTTCATCTTCTTTTTCAACTTTAGCCAAGGTTGCTACTTTTGAGCCTTCTTCTGTGCGAATAACTCGAACGCCTAAGGTTGCTCGACCTGTAATTGAAACATCGTCAGCTTTGAAACGAATCATGATCCCAGAATCAGTCGTAATCATAATATCTTCATCACCAGACACAACGATCAAACCAGCTAGAGGGCCATTTTTAGATGAAATATTGGCTGTTTTATAGCCTTTTCCGCCACGACCACGAATCGGATATTCTTCAACTGCGGTCTGCTTGCCATAGCCCTTTTCAGTAATGATCAAAACATTATTACCAGGCGTCAATAAGTCGGTACCAACGACATAATCTTTATCACGTAAATTCATGCCACGAACACCAGATGCCGTCCTGCCCATTGCACGAACATCTTTTTCGGCAAATGAGACTGCATATCCAGAATGTGACGCAATAACAATGTTCTGTTGACCGTTTGTCGCGAGAACACTAATCAATGAATCATCATCACGCAAATTAATGGCGCGTAAACCAGATTGACGAATGTTTGTGAAATCCGAGACTGCAGTCCGCTTGACCGTACCAAATTTTGTCGTAAAGAATAAGAAATCCTTTGATGTTGCTGCATCGCCGCGAACATTGATCACAGCTTGAACGCGCTCACCGGCATCTAATCCTAAGAGATTAATGACAGGAATGCCCTTAGCTTGACGACCATATTCAGGCACTTCGTAACCCTTCATTTTATAAACTTTCCCTTGATCAGAGAAAAAGAGCAGCGTATCGTGCGTACTTGTTGAAACAAGCTGTTCAACAAAATCGTCATCATGAGTGTTCATGCCTTGAACGCCACGGCCACCACGATTCTGAGTATGAAACTCACCAGTTGAAAGACGTTTGATATAGCCTTTATGAGTAAGAGATATCAAAACATCTTCCTCATCGATCAAGTCTTCGTCTTCGATAGATAGCACATCACCAACTTGCAATTCCGTACGACGCGCATCACCAAATTTATTGGCAATATCAAGTAATTCTTGATAAATAATTTGGTCAATACGCTCGGGCTTAGCTAAAATATCCTTAAAGTCCTCAATTGATTTCAGTAATTCATTGTACTCAGCTTCAATTTTGTCACGTTCCAAACCGGTTAAACGAACCAGTCGCATGTCCAAAATGGCTTGCGCCTGTCTATCAGATAGTTGATAACGATTTATCAGTTCGCTTTTCGCGATTTCAGCTGTTTTGCTAGCACGGATCAATTCGATAATGGCATCAATATGGTCCAACGCAATCCTTAAACCTTCAAGAATATGCGCACGATCCTGTGCTTTTTTTAAATCAAATTCAGTCCGGCGACGGATAATTTCCCGCTGATGATCCAAAT is part of the Oenococcus sicerae genome and encodes:
- a CDS encoding multicopper oxidase family protein, translated to MTKIINDYLFDESAFDYHDAAFKALIRPDTKRRALKIPAILKADKVEGGTIYYTIHAQVGETRILDGKATRTWGYNGSLLGPLIQYESGKHYHLTLVNELPEVTTWHWHGLNIPGPIEDGGPHAPVQPGESKEIEFDVHQPTMTAWLHPHPCPHTAEQVWRGLAAPVTVVNPLDNLPQLPHDWGIDDIPVIFQDRTFHDNQWDYQADYDMDGTLGDTALVNGTANAEFTVTRPWLRLRVLNGANRRELRLNTDKNIVMTQIASDGGFLPHAVPLTKIMLTTAERAELLLDLSAYKKGDQLLLKADDTVILTLTVGEFTEDNRVELPSKLKEIDRGFTGGVDHQVIMSGMDDAVKINGKLYDMTRIDDRQEIGKNEIWDVSNTNDDMPGMGMIHPFHMHGMEFLVLSRNGKEPYPNELGYKDTIAVNPGEHVRLLVEFNVAGIFMYHCHILEHEDTGMMAQIEVFDPKHPKHWNLKDLCAKNGVDSMAANMKM
- the nadE gene encoding ammonia-dependent NAD(+) synthetase, which gives rise to MRLLQAQIIADLHVQPVINAQDEINRSVAFLKNYLLANPEYKSYALAISGGQDSTLAGKLAQIAIDQLRKETGDSSYRLVAIRQPYGIQADEDDAQLALKFIDPDQTITTDIKAATDALTKTLRESGLVVDDMSRGSIKPKMRMIAQYAVAREHQGVVVGTDHAAEAFAGFFTKYGDGGTDIDPLWRLNKRQGKQMLEVLKAPKALYEKIPSADLEDDRPQLPDEVALGVKYTDIDDYLEGRDVSDAAAKQIEKLYLSTKQKRHLPVTIYDTWWY
- the gyrA gene encoding DNA gyrase subunit A; amino-acid sequence: MADEENNNFTPDSRIKNTDLNRTMRTSFLSYAMSVIVARALPDVRDGLKPVHRRILYGMNELGVTPDKPHKKAARIVGDVMGKFHPHGDSAIYESLVRMAQPFSYRYPLVDGHGNFGSIDGDPAAAMRYTEARLSKIALEMLRDINKGTVDFQPSYDGDNREPVVLPARFPNLLVNGAQGIAVGMATNIPTHNLREVIAAIHVLMANPDATVADLMEVLPGPDFPTGAIVMGKAGIRRAYETGRGSVTIRSKVDIETTSTGHERIAISELPYMVNKAKLIERVRELVLEKKMEGITAIRDESDQKGLRVAIDIGRDANANVVLNNLYKQTLLQTSFSFNMIAINHGKPETMSLKQILVAYLDHQREIIRRRTEFDLKKAQDRAHILEGLRIALDHIDAIIELIRASKTAEIAKSELINRYQLSDRQAQAILDMRLVRLTGLERDKIEAEYNELLKSIEDFKDILAKPERIDQIIYQELLDIANKFGDARRTELQVGDVLSIEDEDLIDEEDVLISLTHKGYIKRLSTGEFHTQNRGGRGVQGMNTHDDDFVEQLVSTSTHDTLLFFSDQGKVYKMKGYEVPEYGRQAKGIPVINLLGLDAGERVQAVINVRGDAATSKDFLFFTTKFGTVKRTAVSDFTNIRQSGLRAINLRDDDSLISVLATNGQQNIVIASHSGYAVSFAEKDVRAMGRTASGVRGMNLRDKDYVVGTDLLTPGNNVLIITEKGYGKQTAVEEYPIRGRGGKGYKTANISSKNGPLAGLIVVSGDEDIMITTDSGIMIRFKADDVSITGRATLGVRVIRTEEGSKVATLAKVEKEDEKPDDDGLVDNEDGAQGADETIAVNGQSNDEIADKIKKLADHQLNDPDEPDSEV